A segment of the uncultured Desulfobulbus sp. genome:
CGGCCGCCAGTTGGAGATAGGCGCTTGGGCTCTGTTTCTCCAAGGTCCAGAGAGAGCTTGCAACCACCTCAGCGTGGTTTTTCACCCTGGCGGCAGCCTTGCGGGCAAGGGAATCCTGGTGACACTGAACAAACAAGAAAAAAAGCGCAAGGCTGATCACGATCAACACCAGCATGATTCGCCGTCCCCTCAGCGGCCACGGCGAAAAGCGGGATTGTTTGCGGCTTGCGGCCCTATTCATAGCGGTTCACGATGACAGCCAAGGTGCCGTCGTCCTGCATCGCCCTTATGACACTGTCAAAGGGCGTCAGCAGTTGTTCTTGGCCTGAGCCAGTGCGGATCAACAGATGAAACGGCATCGAAGCGACCACAATCCCGGTATCGACCACCCTGTCCTGCAACCCCAGACGTTGCAGGTCCTCGCGTGCCCCCCTCGGCCATTCGATGACCAGGTCACCACGGTGTTCGGCGAGCATCCGCCACACATTCTCCAGATAGGCCGACTCGTGGCTTTTAATCCCCAAGAAGGCGACGTGATCACGGTGCCAGCCGTTGCTGCTGTAGGTGATCACCGAAAACCCTCCATCCCGGATATCCGTAAGGGATGTGAGGCGGTTGATCCTGGCACGGCGGGGATGATCGACCGTGGTGAACAGATGGAGCGGCTTGACGAAAAACGGGTGCTGGTGGGTTCTGGTATAGGTGCTCCGCTCCTGGGTCGGCACGGTGAGCAGGGCATCTTCCCGTCCGTTCTTGACCTGCTCCTGACACCGCGCCCAGGGGTAGGCGGTCCACTGGACCTGGTATCCCAGTCTTTTTTCCAGGGCCTCGGTCAGGATTTCAGAGAACATGCCCTGCATGCGTCCGGCATCGTCTTTCCAGTGGAATGGGGGAAAATTGGGATAGGCAAGATGGAGGACGGGGGACGGTTGGGCGGCCGGGGAGACCTTGCCCAAGGCTAACCAACAGGTAAAAAACAAGATCACAAGAACAAGCGTCCGCAACATACCCGCTCCACGATAGGGGCTCGGAAAATTCGGTCAAATCGATCCGTTAACGATCATATCTGTAATAGCCTAACACAGGGGTCTCAATCCATCCATGAAAACCTGAGCGCAATCGATGCCAGTCTGTCTATTGCATGACCGTGCTCCCCACCCCATGGAATGAGTGCAACGGACGCCATATATGCCGATTAAATAAAACTCAGGCCGAAATAGTCATTTTACCTGTATGGTCATAAAGGTCCGAAGGCTTCGTTTCGAGCTTCGCTGTATTCACGTTGTGCCCCCTTTGCTTTCAGCGAATATTTTTTGGCCAGAACATCCATGCACAATGGCTTGAGAAAAATTCAGATAGTAAAATCAGTCCATTATAAAGCTTGAACAATGTAACTCTCTGCAATCACATGAAAAAATTTATTTTTTCACCTCATTGCTTTATCAAGAAAAAATGCGTCGCCCCCCGATACAATTACCCACGTAATTTTAATATGTTAAATGCATCCTGTTCGATTGACCGCCAACCGCTCCCCGGCCAACCGTTTAGCGATCAAGCCGCGCTCCAAGGTTGACGAAACTCAACCCCTTCATATCCCATAAAATCAAGGGTTGAGGGAGCAACGGGAATTCCTGAAGGAAAGGCCCCTGTTCCCCAGTTTGTTGGACCACTTTTCAACCGGGTGGGGGTGGGAGGAGAGAGAAACGACCAGCTTGCAGAAACAGCACATTCTGTGTTTTAAAAAGGTGTGTTCTTGCAGACAGCTTCGAGTACGACGCCTTGAGCTTCGCAACATGGTAGATTTGCGGTCTACTCCTTTATTTTTTTTCGACGTCTCATGGGAAAACGTGGCAGAAATGCGTTTTTGCCCTGTGGATGGGGATAACAACACGCATGGATCAACTGAAAAAGAAACGGGTCTCCTCCGGGATTGACCAGCTCGATAACCTGCTGGGTGATCTGTTCATCGGCGACAATGTGCTCTGGTACGAGGATGCAGGCAGCTTTTCCTCGACCTTCTGCGTCCACTTCATCCGTCAGTCGCTGCGGGAAAAAAAGCCGGTGATCTATGTCAGCTTTGACCGGTCCCCCAAAAACGTGCTGACCTTCCTCGGACCGTTGGCGGAAAACCAAAACTTTACCATCCTCGACTGTTTTACCAACGGCAAGGGCGACAGCTCCGAGGTCTTCAACAAGTTCTACGAAAAGGACGGCGCCCAGTGGCCCTACCAAGTGATCAAGGTCAATGACCCCGCCAACCCAGCCCAGGTGAGCGAGGCCATCTACGGACTACACTCCACGCTCTTGGGGGATATCCGCTTCATCATCGACAGCCTGACTGGCATGCAGGATCTCTGGGGCGGCGAAGAACAGGTCACCAAATTCTATGCCCGCACCTGCCCCCGGCTTTTTGAGTTGGACACCATCGCGTACTGGATTGTGGAAAAAAATGCCCACTCCAGCCGCCTCAAGGCCAACATCAACAAAATCGCCCAGGTGGTGATCGACCTGTCGGTAAAAAACGGCAAGTCCTTTTGCAAAATTCTCAAGGCGGAAACACGGACCTCTCCGTCCACCAACGAGGCCCAGGTCTTTACCTGCGAGCAGGGCGAAATTGCCTTTGAAATTTCACGCGGACTTCCGGGCCGCTTTGACCTTGGCGGTCGGATCAAGGCTGTACGGCAAAAACAGGGGTTGTCACAGAAGGAGTTGGCCCAACGCGCCGGGGTCACCCCCAGCAGTATCTCTCAAATCGAAAAAAACCTGATATCGCCCTCCATTCCAGCCCTGTTCCGCCTGGCGGAAGGTCTCACGGTTGCCGTCACCACCTTTTTCGAGGGCATATCGGTCCTGCAGGACCGTTGCGTATTTTCCGAAAGCGAAGGTGGTAAAATGACCTTTGAAAAAGGGGCGAAGGGAACAATTGCCGGGCAACGACTGCTGCCACCGGATATCGGCGATACGGTGGCTGATCCCTACCTGCTGCGCATCGAGCCGGGGCGAAAACTGACCGGCCACTTCTTCAATCACAAGGGTGAGGAGGCGGGGTATCTCCTGCGGGGAGCGCTGTCACTTTGGGTCAACGGGCAACGCCGGGAGGCAGTGAAAGGCGACCTGATTTACCTGCGCAAGGATGTGCCGGAGCAATGGGAAAATAACGGCGAAGACACAGCGGAGCTGTTGTGGCTTAAGCTACGGGGATGAGAGAATGCCGGTGGGCGGAAGAACTCCCGCCCACCGGACGCACACAGGGATGCAAGTTAAGGGTGACGAACTACAACATCTTATGCGTCTCCATCAGGCCACCAGAATCTTCCGCGCGCTCTCATCGCGGGACTCGGTCATATAGGTGATGCCGGTTTCACGTGCGGTCTCGCGGTTGCCGGCAAAGATGTCGCTGCGACTGATTTTGTTCAACTGGAACTTTCGCGCCCCTGCCATCAGCTGCTGCAAGCCGCAGGCGAGCTTATCGGCCATAGTCCACATCGCAATCGCGCCATAGGGAATATTTTTCATCTCCTCCCGCCCCACCTTCTTTTCCACATCATAATAGGAGGCAAAGATTGCCTCCGGCGAGTTGCCCATGGCACTGATGCTTGCCGGAAGTTTATCCCAGTTGCCGTTGAGCCGTTCGCGGCGCTCGGGATGCAGGGCCCCTTCGATGTTTGCGCCAAGAAATCCGGGTATCATGATGCCGCGTCCCATGCAGATCAGCTTAGTGAACGGGGCCCCCATGGCCAGACCTTTGAAAATTGAATCCTCCAGCGCGAAGCCGCCGGCAAAGGAGAGATCCACCACCCGTTTCCCCTGGGCGGCAAGAATGGATGCGTACTCATAGGCCTTTGCATGGAGGTTGATCGAGGGTACCCCCCAACTCTGCATCATGTTCCAGGGGCTCATGCCGGTGCCGCCTCCGGAACCGTCGATGGTCAGCAAGTCAAGCCCGGCCTCAGAGGCAAACTTGATCGCCATGGCCAGCTCTTCCATACCATAGGAGCCGGTTTTGAGCGAAATCCGCTTGAAACCGATCTTGCGCAGATAATCCACCGATTTCATGAAATCTTCGCGCACCAGATCTACGGTTGAAAGGTCGGTCCCGCCGAGGCGGCTGTGACGTGCAAAGGATTTGATCGCGCCCTTTTCAAAGGCCATCTGCACTTCCGGCAAGGTGGGATCGGGATCGACGATGTAGCCTCGATTCTTCAGGAACTGGGCATAGTTAATATTGGCGACCTGAATCTCGCCGCCGATATCTTTGGCCCCCTGTCCCCACTTGAGCTCAACGATGCACTTCTCACCGTATTTTTCCACCACATACTCGGCAACGCCGTTACGGGTGTCCTCCACGTTCAGCTGGACGATGATTGCACCGTAACCATCAAAATAACGTAAATACGTATCAATACGTCGATCCAACTCTGGCGCCTTGATGATACGGCCGTTTTTAATCTCCGCAGCCTTGTCTACGCCGACCACGTTCTCGCCAACTACGATCGGAATACCGACCAACGCCCCGCCAACAGCAAAAGAATCCCAATATTTTGCTGCGATAAAGGTCGAGCCGAGCGCTCCGGTCATTAACGGAATACGACTCTTGGTCTTGACCGCGTTGCCGAATTCGGTGGTCAGATCGACATTGGGGAAAATACAGTTATCAGGGTTGCTGGAAAGTCCCTGAGCCATGCCGTGTGCCCCGTAGGCATACCCCTGAATGCGCAACGAGTTGTAGGAAACCCCCACATGGGTTGTGTTGTTGGCACCGGCGGTGACCACCCCGAAATCTCGAGGATAGAGCAACTTGCGCCCGACCAGGCCAGATTTCCAGGTCTCGCATTGCCCCATACAGTCGGCCCGGCACAGGGTACACAAGCCGGATTCCGCGGGATTACCTCTATTGATCGTGCCGAGAACATCATTGTTTTTTGAAAATCGCATAATTCCCCTCGTCTGATTCATTGAAAGGCGGAAACAGCTCCGCCGGGACAAAAAAAAGCGCCTGTCCCCGAAAAAGAGGAAA
Coding sequences within it:
- a CDS encoding transporter substrate-binding domain-containing protein, encoding MLRTLVLVILFFTCWLALGKVSPAAQPSPVLHLAYPNFPPFHWKDDAGRMQGMFSEILTEALEKRLGYQVQWTAYPWARCQEQVKNGREDALLTVPTQERSTYTRTHQHPFFVKPLHLFTTVDHPRRARINRLTSLTDIRDGGFSVITYSSNGWHRDHVAFLGIKSHESAYLENVWRMLAEHRGDLVIEWPRGAREDLQRLGLQDRVVDTGIVVASMPFHLLIRTGSGQEQLLTPFDSVIRAMQDDGTLAVIVNRYE
- a CDS encoding helix-turn-helix domain-containing protein gives rise to the protein MDQLKKKRVSSGIDQLDNLLGDLFIGDNVLWYEDAGSFSSTFCVHFIRQSLREKKPVIYVSFDRSPKNVLTFLGPLAENQNFTILDCFTNGKGDSSEVFNKFYEKDGAQWPYQVIKVNDPANPAQVSEAIYGLHSTLLGDIRFIIDSLTGMQDLWGGEEQVTKFYARTCPRLFELDTIAYWIVEKNAHSSRLKANINKIAQVVIDLSVKNGKSFCKILKAETRTSPSTNEAQVFTCEQGEIAFEISRGLPGRFDLGGRIKAVRQKQGLSQKELAQRAGVTPSSISQIEKNLISPSIPALFRLAEGLTVAVTTFFEGISVLQDRCVFSESEGGKMTFEKGAKGTIAGQRLLPPDIGDTVADPYLLRIEPGRKLTGHFFNHKGEEAGYLLRGALSLWVNGQRREAVKGDLIYLRKDVPEQWENNGEDTAELLWLKLRG
- a CDS encoding glutamate synthase-related protein, whose product is MRFSKNNDVLGTINRGNPAESGLCTLCRADCMGQCETWKSGLVGRKLLYPRDFGVVTAGANNTTHVGVSYNSLRIQGYAYGAHGMAQGLSSNPDNCIFPNVDLTTEFGNAVKTKSRIPLMTGALGSTFIAAKYWDSFAVGGALVGIPIVVGENVVGVDKAAEIKNGRIIKAPELDRRIDTYLRYFDGYGAIIVQLNVEDTRNGVAEYVVEKYGEKCIVELKWGQGAKDIGGEIQVANINYAQFLKNRGYIVDPDPTLPEVQMAFEKGAIKSFARHSRLGGTDLSTVDLVREDFMKSVDYLRKIGFKRISLKTGSYGMEELAMAIKFASEAGLDLLTIDGSGGGTGMSPWNMMQSWGVPSINLHAKAYEYASILAAQGKRVVDLSFAGGFALEDSIFKGLAMGAPFTKLICMGRGIMIPGFLGANIEGALHPERRERLNGNWDKLPASISAMGNSPEAIFASYYDVEKKVGREEMKNIPYGAIAMWTMADKLACGLQQLMAGARKFQLNKISRSDIFAGNRETARETGITYMTESRDESARKILVA